GCGTGGAGGGGGTGGCCGAGCTCCAGGAGGACGTAGTTGGTCACGTCCACCACGTTGTTGATGGCCCGCACCCCGGCGGACCGCAGCCGCTGGCGAAGCCACGCGGGAGAGGGGGCAAGGCGCACCCCCCGCACGACCCGCGCGGCGTACCGGTGGCAGAGGTCCGGGTCGCGGATCTCCACCGAGGTCTGGTCCTCCACGGGGGGGCCCGCCTCCGCGAACCGGGGCTCGGGTACGCGAAGCGGCGCTCCCGTCAGGGCAGCCACCTCCCGCGCCACCCCTACCACCGAGAGGCAGTCGCCCCGATTGGGGGTGAGCTCCACCTCGAGCACGCCGTCCGGAAGGCCGAGAGCGTCCACCACGGGTTGCCCCACGGGGGTCTCGGGGGGAAGGATGAGGATGCCCGCGTGATCCTCGCCCAGCCCGAGCTCCCGCTCCGAGCAGAGCATGCCGGAGCTCGCCTGGCCCCGGATCTTGGCCTTGCGGATCTCCACGCCCCCCGGGAGCTTCACCCCCACCCGCGCGAGCGCGACCTTGTCGCCGGCTCCCATGTTGGTGGCGCCGCAGACGATGTGGTGGACGTCGGTGCCGTCGGTAACCCGGCACAGGCTCAGGCGGTCGGCGTTGGGGTGGGGCCCCTTCTCCAGGATCTGGGCCACCACCACGTCGCCGATCCCTTCCCCCAGCCGCTCCACCCCGGACACTTCGAGGCCCGCCAGGGTGAGACGGCGGGCCAGCTCCTCGGGCGGCAGGGCCACGTCCACGTAGGCCTTGAGCCAGTTGAGACTGATGCGCATGGGAGGAGCTCTTAGGTGAAGTGGGAGAGAAACCGCAGGTCGTTCTCGTAGAAGAGGCGGATGTCGTCCAGGCCGTACTTGAGCATGGCGATCCGCTCGACTCCGAGCCCGAAGGCAAACCCCTGGACCCCCTCGGGGTCGTACCCCACGAAGCCGTAGACCGCCGGGTCCACCATGCCCGCGCCCAGCACTTCGAGCCAGCCCGTGCCCTTGCACAGGCGGCACCCGGCCCCCCGGCACAGCACGCACTGGATGTCCACCTCGGCGCTGGGCTCGGTGAAGGGGAAGTAACTGGGGCGCAAGCGCACCCCGGTGGCCGGCCCGTAGTAGCGGTGCACGAACTCGGTCAGCGTGCCCTTGAGGTCGCCGAAGGTGACCCCCGCCTCCACCAGCAGGCCCTCCACCTGGTGGAACATGGGGGAGTGGGTGGTGTCGGAGTCGCACCGGTACACCTTCCCGGGCGCCACGATCTTCACGGGGGGCTGGCGCGACTCCATGATGCGCACCTGCACGGGCGAGGTGTGGGTGCGCAGCACCACGCCGGGGGCCACGTAGAAGGTGTCTTGCATGTCCCGGGCCGGGTGGTCGGCGGGGATGTTGAGCGCCTCGAAGTTGTAGTATTCCGTCTCGACCTCGGGGCCCTCGGCGATGGAAAAACCCATCCGCACGAAGATGTCGAGGATCTCCCGAACCACGAGGGTGACGGGGTGGAGGCCCCCCGGGTGGGGTCCCCGGCCGGAGCGGGTCACGTCCACGGCCTCCCGGGCCAGGCGGGCTCCGGCTTCGCCCGCGCGCAGGGAGGCCTCCCGGGCCTCCAGGGCCTGCTCGATGCGCCCCTTGACCTGGTTGGCCACCTTGCCGACCTGGGGGCGCTCCTCGGCGCTCAGGCGCCCCATGTCGCGCAGGCAGCCGGTGAGAGCGCCCTTGCGGCCCAGGACACCCACCCGGACCGCCTCCAGGGCAGCCAGATCCGCGGCGGCAGCGACTCCCGCGAGGGCTTCCCCCTCCAGGTCCTGGAGCTGGCGGACCATGGCGGACGACTGCGGCTCGGACATGTCGGGGTCTTCCACTGGGGTCAGCGGGGGGCGGACACCTGGCCGACGAGACGGGAGAAGTCCTCGGGGTGCCGCACGGCGATCTCGGCCAGCACCTTGCGGTCGAGCTCGACCCCGGCCTTCTTCAGGGCGTCGATCAGGCGGCTGTACGAAGTGCCGTTCATCTTGGCCGCAGCGCTGACCCGGGCGATCCAGAGTCGCCGGAAGTCGCGCTTCTTGACCTTGCGGTCCCGGTACCCGTAGGCCCACGCGCGGTGGAGGGCCTCGGTGGCGGTGCGCAGGAGGCGGTGACGCCCCCCCTGGTAACCGCTGGCCTGCTTGAGGATCTTCTTGCGGCGCTGCCGCGAAGCAACCGACGGGGTGACGCGTGCCATGGCTTTCTCCTCAGGAAAGGACACCCCGCACCGGGCACAGCGGCCCGGGCCCATCCCCCAGGCACATGGCAGCCCGGGGACGAGGCATTTGCGCGGAGCGTCGGGAAAAGGTTCGGACTAGGCGTAGGGCAGGAGCGCCCGGACCGCCTTCAGGTTCGTGTCGTCCACGTACCCGGGGCCCCGCAGGTGCCGCTTGCGCTTGCGGGCCTTGCCGCCGAGGATGTGGCTCCGAAAGGCCTTGCGGTGCTTGACCTTGCCGCTGGCCGTGAACTGGAACCGCTTGGCCGCGGCCCGCTTCGTCTTCATCTTGGGCATCTCGTTCCTCTCTCTCCGGTCTACTTCGGCGGGGCCTTGACTACCGGCGCCAGCATCAGGAACATGGTGCGCCCCTCCCGGCGGGCCGGCGACTCTACCTTCGCGATCCCGTCGAGGTTCTCCACCATCTTCTGCAGCTGCTCCATGCCTTTTTCGGGAAGCGTGACCTCACGGCCCCGGAACATCACGGTGACTTTGACCTTGTTGCCCTCTTCCAGGAACTCGCGCACCTTCTTGAGCTTGACCTGGAAGTCGTGCTCCTCGGTCTTGGGCCGGACCTTCACTTCCTTGATCTGGATGACCACCTGCCGCTTCTTGGCCTCGGCCGTCTTCTTGGCCATGTGGTACTTGTAGCGGCCGTAATCCATGATCTTGCACACCGGCGGGCTGGCAAGGGGAGCCACCTCCACGAGGTCGAGCTCCTGCTCTTCGGCCAGCGCCAGGGCCCGCTCGATGGGCAGGATGCCCAGCTGGTCCCCCTCGGGCCCGATGGTGCGCACTTCTCGGACGCGGATCATGCGGTTGATGCGGGGTTGGTCGGC
The nucleotide sequence above comes from Thermodesulfobacteriota bacterium. Encoded proteins:
- a CDS encoding phenylalanine--tRNA ligase subunit alpha; protein product: MVRQLQDLEGEALAGVAAAADLAALEAVRVGVLGRKGALTGCLRDMGRLSAEERPQVGKVANQVKGRIEQALEAREASLRAGEAGARLAREAVDVTRSGRGPHPGGLHPVTLVVREILDIFVRMGFSIAEGPEVETEYYNFEALNIPADHPARDMQDTFYVAPGVVLRTHTSPVQVRIMESRQPPVKIVAPGKVYRCDSDTTHSPMFHQVEGLLVEAGVTFGDLKGTLTEFVHRYYGPATGVRLRPSYFPFTEPSAEVDIQCVLCRGAGCRLCKGTGWLEVLGAGMVDPAVYGFVGYDPEGVQGFAFGLGVERIAMLKYGLDDIRLFYENDLRFLSHFT
- the rplT gene encoding 50S ribosomal protein L20, with translation MARVTPSVASRQRRKKILKQASGYQGGRHRLLRTATEALHRAWAYGYRDRKVKKRDFRRLWIARVSAAAKMNGTSYSRLIDALKKAGVELDRKVLAEIAVRHPEDFSRLVGQVSAPR
- the rpmI gene encoding 50S ribosomal protein L35 — its product is MPKMKTKRAAAKRFQFTASGKVKHRKAFRSHILGGKARKRKRHLRGPGYVDDTNLKAVRALLPYA
- the infC gene encoding translation initiation factor IF-3; translation: MADQPRINRMIRVREVRTIGPEGDQLGILPIERALALAEEQELDLVEVAPLASPPVCKIMDYGRYKYHMAKKTAEAKKRQVVIQIKEVKVRPKTEEHDFQVKLKKVREFLEEGNKVKVTVMFRGREVTLPEKGMEQLQKMVENLDGIAKVESPARREGRTMFLMLAPVVKAPPK